ctcatccagcctttatggagagaaatttggaactacgcccaaagggcaacaaaaatgtgcatacccttggacccagtaataccactactgggtctataccctgaagagatgaagaaaaagggtaaaaacaccacttctacaaaaatattcatagcagccctgtttatgatggcaaagaattggaaattaaataaatgtccttcaattggggaatggcttagcaaactgtgtgtgtgtgtgtgtgtgtgtgtgtgtgtgtgtatgtatgtcatggaacactattgttttattagaaaccaggagtggggggccgctaggtggctgcagtggataaagcaccggccctggagtcaggagtacctgggttcaaatccagtctcagacacttaataattacctagctgtgtggccttggccaagccacttaaccccatttgccttgcaataaaaaaaattttttttaaaaattaaaataaaaaaaagaaaccaggagggatgggaattcaggaaagcctggatgaactgatgctaagtgagatgagcagaaccagaaaaacaccgtacaccctaacagcaacatgggggtgatggtcaaccttgatggacttgctcatctcatcagtgcaacaatcagggacaatttggggctctctggcgatggagaataccatctgtagccagagaaagaattgtagagtctgaacaaagatcaaagactattacctttaatcttaaaaaaaaaagttatattaaaaaaCTGACTAGattttcaaagcaaaaaaaagtattttcaacaagaacaagaacaactggggcggctaggtggcgcagtggataaagcaccggccctggagtcaggagtacctgggttcaaatccagtctcagacacttaataatgacctagctgtgtggccttgggcaagccacttaaccccatttgccttgcaaaaacctaaaaaaaaacacccccccaaaaaaaacacagGAACAACTGCAAAGAAGGAAAGCTTTTGAGTGAAGATCAGAAAGGGGAACCACACCTTGGAAGAGAAACTGGTAAACTAGTCTGTTTCTGAACAAAGGCTGCAAAGCATAGGAGGCACCTGGAGGCCAGGCCACTCTGAGGAAGTGGGGTCCCTCATGGGATGAGAACCCTGAGACATTTTACCTGCCTGGAGATGAGGCCCTGCCCTGCAGCATCAAGgctagagaaaaggagaaagggctGAAGGGGGTGCAGCCCTTGCCCAGGGAGAGCCAGGTGAGCACCAGACTTCTCTGCAGGCTGAGGCTGGCTTGATGGCTACAGATGCCCCAGCGACTGGGAGAGGAGACTGGGGTCTGCAGTAGAAGCAGCTGATATCTTTTGAAGGTTAGGGGAATTCACCCAAAACCACCAAGCCCTTGGAAAGATGAAGCCTCCTGAAATCTGAGGCGGCCCAGAGCAGACCCCCAACTCGGGAATGCCATTCTCCTCCCTGGGACCCTTGGGAACAGACAGACCCCAGAAAGGCCCTTCTGGCCAGTCTCAAAGTCCACTTTCTCCAGATCATCCTAAAGGCTTAGACTCAAGACGACCAAGAAATGTTGAACTTCATTAGATCCCAGAGCATAAACAGATTCTCTTTAAGGTCTTTGATGATAAAAACAGACAAACTGTGGGTCTCTGTGTGATGGAGGATGGCGTGCTTCCTTCGAAAGAGGACAGAGGGTGAACAAAAAGCTCCCCGAAATAAAACACTGGGGTTTTCAGGACACCAGAGCCTCCCTCCAGAGCCCTCCAGCTTGTGGACTGCGCCCCAATGCCCAGACTTCATGGGGTCCATCAGAGGGCTGCAGCAACCCCAACCTGGATCCTGAGGCTCCTCCCACATGAGGGTCATGCCTCAATTCATCTCATTTGGATGGGCAAAGCTAAAGCAATAATTTCACAAGGCAACATCATCTGCGCCATCTGTGCGGCATGAACTTCAGTCctatagctttaatttgcatgtgAATGGCCCAGGAGAgcacagaaataattttattgactGCTGAGGACATATAGGGTTACATGGAGCAAGGCAGAACCCCCAAGATGCAATATCTGATTGCTAGAACATGATTCTATCCCACAGAGCTCTCCAACTTTCACCATCTTAAATGGACAGCTCTGCTGCAAAAATACATTTTAGCATTTCTacttaaaaaatgctattttttttaacatgacaaATATAGCCACTTGGATATCACCCATCAAAATGGAGGACAGGGGGAGaagaagcagaaatagaaaacCCGGGCGACAGCAGCTGGCGGAGCTGTGGATAGAACTCCAGGTTCAAAGTCAGCCAGATTTTGTGGTTCAAATTTGGCCCAAGATGCTCACTAGCTGCTGGCTGACCTGAGGCAGGTTGGGTCAcctctggctgcctcagtttcctcatctgtaaaatgtagctCACAATCCAGGACCAGCCCAGCAAGTGCTCTCTACACATTAGCCTTTGATTCCAGCTCTTCTGCTAGTAATGAGACTGAGAGAATCTGGGTCCCAGTCCTGTTTTTCATCTAAAAAAGCTGGGGAACATGGCCTAACCCTGTTGGAGTCAAGGTCAATTCCCCCAGTTCAGGGGAGGGAGGGGTTCAGCAGCATGACCTGAATCTCATCCACCTTCCATTTGAATTTGCAGCAGGGTCCTGCAGGTCTGGTTTAAGATCAAGGAGAGCACAGGGCAGGTGCATTCCATCTGGCTATCCCCAGCCTTTCACACGGGAACAGACAAGGGCTTATGGGGCCAAAACCAAAAGcctccaaaggaaaaaagggggataCCTATTTTCTTCCCATGTAAACCCCAATCTGCACTCCTCAAATGAGTTTGGGAGGGCAAAGGTTTGATGACACTGAACCAATCAAGGAGCATCTCTGTTGATTTGGGGTCTTTACCACCATAATGGTCTTACCCTTGGTCCCTAGGCATGAAGTCCTGGACCCCAATCTTGGGACCCCTTCTTAGCATCAGTTTTAAATGCAATAAATTATACATAGTCATTaagaaaacaaattggaaaccTATTAACTGCTTACCCCTGTACAATGTGAGGAGAGCAGCCTCTGGGGCTGCtacaggcccccccccccaaatggttTGGCATGCCAAGGGAGTTTTATTGGTGGAGAGGACATCAAAGATGCACCCCTGGTCTCCTTTCCATCTGATTGGCAGCTGGATGCCCACTATGTAGCAGCTccctttgggggggggtagggggattTTGCAGGTAGGGGCTGTGACTCTGCTCATTCTCTGGTGGGGAACAGGTGATAAAACTGCTGATGCTGCTGTCTCCAGTGACCCCTTCAAAGCCAGAACTGGGTTTGAATGCCAGCTCTGAGCTGGGTAACCTGGGATGAGCTTCCCAAGCCTGTCTTCCATCTACAAGAGATAGAATCCACCCCCTTCATCCATGCAGAGGCTTCCTGGCCCAGGCTGGTTGTGGCTCCCTCGGCCAGAACCTGCCCCAGTGCTCAGCCAGGAGATGTCCTCCCCAAGAGGGCTGTTCCCCCAACACTGATAGGTTTTGAGAATGAAGCCAGACAACTGAGAAACAGGATAGTCCCATATAAAGAGCTAAGGGTTTAGAAATAGGAGAATTTAGGTTCAAAATTGTACCCTATTGCTTGTTACCTATATGACCCTTAGCAAGATATTTAACCTGTTGGCCTCATTTCCTTAAATGAGGATGTTGGGATTATGTGGATGGCTTCTGGGGTCCTTTCCAGCTAGGTATAAAAACCCTGTGAAATGCAAGCAGCTCTGTGCTAGTCATCAGATTAGTATCAAATTAACAGGACCATTAAaagaggacccccccccccaaccttttaGTTGGGACAGTTAGTAATAAGGGTAATAAAGGTGGAGAAAACCATAAGATGACAAAATTGTCAAAAAGATCTAACTATGCAAGTAGAAATTGGGAGTATAGTTTTATTGGTTTTCCTCTTGCAAAGGCAGGGCAGGGTCCAGGGACCCTTCTCTGAGCTGGGTCTGACTCAACAAGAGATCTCCCAGGCGAAGGATGTCTGGGCCCAGCAAGGCCCCCTGAAGGAGATGCCCTGTGTCTACAGCCTGCCAACTCCTTGTCCTTAGGAAACCAGGCCCCCAGTCCACGGGTCTCTACCTCTGCTGCCCAACAGGACAgcctcccctcccaccccatccccctcCAAGGCTTGAGGAAGGGATCTaaaactacctttttttttaggtttttgcaaggcagtgggattaagtggcttgcccgaggccacacagccaggtaaggTCTGCGGTCGGATCTGAACCcgggtcctcctgcctccagggccggtgctccatgcactgcaccacccagccgcccccggAACTAGCGTGTAAGGAAAAGCTGAGCGAGCTTGCCTGGACGCAGGGGCTCAGCTCGTCCTCCTGCCACATCCCCGGAGGGGCCTGCGGCCTGGCGCAGGAAAAAAGTGACCCGTGCAAAGTGAAAGTCAGGGCGGCTGCCAGCTGGGCGAGGGGCATTGCAGGGGGCGGGCTCCCACCTCGCAGCCGTGTGCCCTCCTCCGCCCTGCACGGGCTCTTTGCTCCCTGAGCACTCCCAGGCCGCGGGCAAACGTGTGCGCAGTCCCCACGGGGCTGCGGTGGTGCCAGGGCGGGGGGCGACCCCCGGGCGCGGCAGGCTGCCCTCCGACCTCGGCTGGACGGCCTCCGGGAGGGAAGGGCCAGCCAGCAGCTGGCACAGGTGGCACCCGCCCTCGGGCCTCCCCTCCCACCCGGAGGCCCCGGGGCCGAGAAGTCAGGGCGCAAGGAGGGGCTCTAGCTGGGCCGCGGGGTGGGCACGGTGGGCACGAGCCGCCGGCACGCGCCCTTCTGCACAGGgcgccccccccaccccgcccgcGCACTAGCCCGGAAGTCACGCGGAGCGAGCCGGCGCCCCCCAggcagcgccccccccccccgcggagCGCGCTCGGGGCCCACGGGCTTCGTGGGGGAGGGGCGCGGCGCAGGTGGGGACGGGGAGGAGCCGACCCGACCCCCCTCCCCCGGGGCGCCCCCGGCCGCCCCCACTcccgcgccccgccccggccgcccCTCACCTTCACGAAAGCAATCGGGGTAGTGGTACCTTCGATATCCAACAGGATGGCGGTCACCTCCGGGGGCACGGAGAGCACCACCATGGCTCCGCCCCGGCGGCCGCGGCTGCTGCGGGGGACGCGGGAGGAGCCCGGGCGGCGGGAAGGCTCCGGGGGCCGAGTGCGCCGgcgcgcgggggcggggcggccggggCCACGTGGGGAGGAGGGGCGCGCCCCGGGATTGGCGGAGCCGGCTCGACCGGAGCGGTCCGGCGGGGGGGTGGGTGGGACGGAGCGCGCAGGCGCGGCGGGGTGGCGTAGGCGGGAGCATCCTCGGAGCACGTGCCGAcagcccctcccccccctccGCCCCGGCCCCCTCCGGAAAACCTCCGCGAGGCCCCGCGCCGCTGCCCGGACTGGGGActttttttcggggggggggggagcgcgCCGGCTGCGCTGGCGCCGAGAGGGCGGGAGGGGGCGGAAGCGCCTGCCGGGCCGCGCCACCGCCGAAAGGCGCTCCCGGGCACGCACGCTTCCTGCGCCGCCGGTGCCAGCCAGTTCGCTCGCGGGAGCTCCAGCACGCGTGCGCGCTCGCCGGCCAGCCCGGCCGCAGCCAGCGGGCCTCCGCGGCGGCCCCAGCCCAGCCCGGGCGGCGGGAGCGGCCGCGCGCCGCCGGGGACCGCGGGAGGAGCAGGAGGAGCgggcggaggcggcggcggcgaggCGGGCCGGGCGGGACGCCGCCGCGCAGACCCAGGTACCCGCGGCGGTTCGGCCGGGCGGGCGGTTGCTGTTGGGCGCGGCGCGGCCCCGGCCGTTATGGAGGTCCCGCCGCGGCTGTCGCAGGCGCCGCCGCCATTGTTCCCCTCGCCCCCGGCGGCCTCGGCCCCCCGCAGCCTCTCCCACTGGCGGCCCCGGGCCCCGCGGCCGCCGGCCCCGCTGCTGCCGTCGCTGAGTTCCAGCTCGGCCCGGCAGGGGGCGCGCCGAGCGCCGCGCCACGTCACCGCGGCCCAGCCCTCGCGATTGGCGGGCGGGGCGTCTATAAAGGGAGGGCGCAGGCGGCGCTCGGATCTCTTCCGCCGCCATTTTAAATCCGGCTCCATCCAACGCGCCGCCGCTGCGAGTGCCTCTCCGCGCCGCCTGCCCCCGGCCCACAGCCCCGCCGCCATGGAGGACGTGAACGAGTACAGCAACATGGAGGAGTTCGCCGAGGGCTCCAAGATCAACGCGAGCAAGAACCAGCAGGACGACGGGTACGGCGCGCCGCCCTCCTCCCCGGGTGCCCTCCTCCCCGGCCTCGGGCCCTGCCCGCCGGCTCCCTCCGCGCCGGGCCTCGCgcgcgcgccgccgccgccgccgcggcccaCGCGCCCCCCCTCGGCCCCTTCCCCGGCTCGGGTGGGGGGGGGCCCGGGCccgctcccctcccccttcccgcGCGGTGGGGGAGGGGCGCGGCGCCGGGGGCCCCAGTGCGCAGGcgccggcgggggcggggccggggcagGCCGCCggcgccgcccccccccccgggggcCGCCCGGTAAAGGAGGCGCCGCCTCTGTTCGCAGTAAAATGTTTATTGGAGGGCTGAGCTGGGACACGAGCAAGAAGGACCTGACCGAGTACCTGTCGCGCTTCGGAGAGGTGGTGGACTGCACGATCAAGACGGACCCCGTCACGGGCCGGTCGCGGGGCTTCGGCTTCGTGCTCTTCAAGGACGCGGCCAGCGTGGACAAGGTGCGTGGGCgccccggggggcggggcgggccgtgCCCGGGCCGCCCGTGACCGCGCTGCCCCCCCCCCGCAGGTCCTGGAGCTGAAGGAGCACAAGCTGGATGGCAAGTTGATAGACCCCAAGCGCGCCAAGGCGCTGAAGGGCAAGGAGCCCCCCAAGAAGGTGTTTGTCGGCGGACTGAGCCCGGACACGTCCGAGGAGCAGATCAAGGAGTACTTCGGGGCCTTCGGAGAGGTAGGGGGCCCTTCCCGCGGGGGGGGGCTGCGCTCTTGGGGCGCCGATCTCATGCCGCCTTCCGATTGCAGATTGAGAACATCGAGCTTCCTATGGACACAAAAACAAACGAAAGGAGAGGATTTTGTTTTATAACatatacagatgaagaaccaGTAAAGAAATTGTTAGAAAACAGATACCATCAGATTGGTTCTGGGAAGGTACGACTCGCTTTTTGTGGAGGGGACTTGTCTTGGAGAACCAGTGGCGGGGTCTGGTCCCTCGGGGGCTGGTGTTAGTTGAACGTTTGTCTCTGCTTTGTCCTGCAGTGTGAAATCAAAGTTGCCCAGCCCAAAGAGGTATacaggcagcagcagcagcaacagaaaggagggaggggcGCTGCGGCCGGCGGCCGAGGTGGGACTAGGGGTCGTGGCCGAGGTAAGACCCTGGCGCTAGGCGCAAAGCCTTTGTGAATTGAGCCAGCCCAAAAGAGACTAGAAATTTGCTTGTGTCCGtgggtgatttttaaaaacttttttttatttatttttgctttttgaaaagccaatcttttttaaaggaataattgCACTGAAATTTAGTGTCATCACTAGTAGGATAAAGGTAAAGGTCATTAGGTACACCATGGCGTTTGAAATTTCCTTGGGAGGGGGGAGTCCTGTAGTCTTAAGTGGAACAGCCCACCATCTCTATTAATTTTGTCCTGGTTTTCCATTAAATTTAGGAAGCATGATACTGGCACAATTGGACTTTCTGCCCCCTTTTATGTCAAACGAAAAGATGACTTTGAAGCAGATAGCACCAGAGGTGCCCATTCTGCCACTTAAGATTTGTAGGATGAGGGACAATTTAACTTTACTAGAAATCGATCCACTCAATTTTATGTTAGATCTGGGGGTCAGAAGTTATTTCCTAACAATCATTGTGCATTGTTTCAGGTCAGGGCCAAAACTGGAACCAAGGATTTAATAACTATTATGATCAAGGATATGGAAATTACAATAGTGCCTATGGTGGTGATCAAAACTATAGTGGCTATGGCGGATATGATTATACTGGGTATAACTATGGGAACTATGGATATGGACAGGGATATGCAGACTACAGTGGTAAGAATATTTAACTTAATTTCATTGGCATTAAAATTCAGTGTTTAAAATACAGTCCCCCCTCCCCTCTGAAATTGTCTTGGTGCATAGGTCTGTCCTTTTATCCAAGTATTTGGCTCCACTAAAACCTGAGCTTTTTAAGACAGTCTGTAGAATGTGTACATTGATTGACAGTGAATAAGCTATAACTGTAATAATATGCACATTTTGAAGATTAGTTTGCAGCAACTGTgaaacttccttttttccttttttctttttttttttcttttttccttttttgctttacTCCTTAAATGTTGGGGGGATGTtaagtgggggtgggggcaggggcaCTTAATGATTTTTTCCAGCCTTAGTAGTATTGTTAGTAGAATCAGGCCTGACCCACTGCTCCTTTGGCTAATTCCTTTGCTCTTTTTGAAACAGGTCAACAAAGCACGTATGGCAAAGCATCCCGAGGGGGTGGTAATCACCAAAACAATTACCAGCCGTATTAGAAGAAGACTGGAGAAAGCAGGTGTGTGTGAGCGCACAGGGAGCCTCTCGCTGCTTACTGTTGTTACCTACAGACCATAGACAAAGTAGCTGAAAGTGTGCTGGATGTAGCTTTTTGACTAAACTTGGTTTaacttaaaaaatcatttttttaaaaacttgtatttttttaaactgtctatagatctttttaactttaaaatctGATCTCGCCTTCCTTAGTACTCAGAAAAACTTAAGAGTTTTTCTGTTCGCTTTGTGTGCCAGGCCAGGTGGTCTAAAGGAATAAATAAACATGTTTAGAGCTATCCCCAGGTAAAGTACTGAAATGGGTACAACTTAAGGAAAGCAGGAATGTTGTCTTCTAACTCTGACATTATACCTTGTTTGTACCCGCCAGCGGGAACTTCATTGCAGGCCGTGTGTCACCCTGACCACGTCTCTCTCTGGGGGTCGCACGTTGCGGGCAGAGCGCAAGGCACACACCAGAAAACGCTGTCCTGTGGTATGGTCTCTTCCAACTTCATGTACCAGCGTAAAGATTAAAGTGGAAAACTTCAGACtttggcttctttttttaatctttttggagATTAAGACTCTTAACTTAAATGGTTTTTTACAGGAGTTAAAAGTACATAAATGCCTTTTTACAGCTTAATCATTTTTGGTCTTCTGTTTAGTGTTGTATTTCAATTGTGGAGCCTCATTTTAAGTGTGTATTCTTTAAGATTTAatgcttgctttttctttttatagctaATAGTGAAATCTGCAAACCAAAACAACTTTTaaatctggggaaaaaaattaaagatcataTGCACAGACCAATTTTAATACTGTTTATTAAGCCTATTAAAAATCCAGTGTTTTGTGACCAACCTCGTTGACATTTTCACTTCCTAGAGGTGCTTCCTAAATCAAGTGTATCTAGTTAATGACTCCTTGTGGGTTTCCCAAGTTGGTTTTCCTGGGATCAGAAGAGACTTAAATATCAATTCAATTGAAGGCCCCAGGTCAACTTTGCAAACTGTATAGTAACATCATTTTGCCAGTACAGATGCATATGATCTTTAACTgttgaagaaaagaataaattgaggACTTAAAGAAATTCATGAAAATGGACCTTTGAAAACTTGTGACACTTGCACAGATCTGATGggctttgtgttttattttaggtGCAGATGCGTGCTCCAGCAGCCTGTCTTGCAGGATGACGACATTGAATGGAGAGAGTGGTCTTCTATTGATCTGAGATGACTATTTTGTAAAAGACTTTTAGTGTACATGACACAACTGTGTCCAATTGTATATAGCGGCCgatttagttttcttgtttttgctttgtccttTGCCATCTGTGTTATGACAAATGTGGATTTGTGTTTATacaaattttatttgtataatttcatGTTAAATGATTCTCAAAAATAAATTACTTGTGATTGTTTTCCTGTGTCAGGTACTAAATAGCTctgtaaaaatgtaatttttaaataagCAATAATTGAGGCACAGTTTATTTTCTAGCAGTCATGGACAGTGGGGAGAAACAGTGGTCCTTTATAAAATAGCGAGCAGCAAACTTGGCCTTAGTTTCCCAATTCCCTTGACAGAGGTCTGTGCTAAGGATTCACGTCCATGTTTAAAATAACCATAGATGCTTCCATGCAACTGAACAGTGTTTGTCCCCCTATGTGCATTCTTGGGAACTTTTGGATGAGAAGTGTTACTGTTAATTCAGCATGTTGTGAATAGCTGAAATTGTTTCTTATCAGGCCATAATCCCTTGACTTTTATTTTCAAGAGGAGTACCTTTTCATTATTAAACACATAAAATAAGGTAGAGTTAGTGACTGCTTTTATGAGTTGACAAAGCTGCTTTGAGCctatttgtaaaaaaacaaaacaaaacaaaaaaacaacccgcCTGTCTATTATGATTACTAGACACTTGCATTGAATGTGAGTAATTCGAATTGCATATTTCTATATCCATTGAAACTGGATCAAAGATTAATTTGGCAAGATTTTTCACTCTTAGAATTGTAAGTAAATGAATTGTACTCTGAAATAGTGCATTATGTCACTGCCACTGCCAAACCATAAATAGCTATTTCCTGTCAGAACACATACCTTGGAAAGCTTTAGTAGAGTTAATGGCTTTTGTCATGGAAGTTTTTAGGAAAAGTCATGATAGTCAATCCCACAAACTCATGTATTGTTTTGTATTCTAAATAAaggttatttttccatttttaagtaTGAATAGTGCATGTACTCTTGAGTAGTGAAGCATTTCCATATTCAGATGAAGGGGGGGTGGGATAGGTGGTAACTAGAAATGTAAAGCCTTATTTATGTGACACATCCTGTGTAATTCTAGCAGGGAGCTTCCTAATAGCTTATTGCAATAGAATCGGGCCTTTGTAGCCTTCCGAGCAAAAACCCAAATCCTAAGCTTAACATTTAATTGACTTTAACAGGTCCTGTATTGCAAAACCATTGTATATTCCCACAGATCTCTCCCTGCTGAAATATCAAGTTTGTTCTCTGGGCCTGTTTGAAAAGGAGTATGTCATGTGAGAGGGCTGATTTCTCTTGTAGCTATCCTTGAAGTTTATTTGTAACTTTATGCAATCAAGTTAAACCTTAACCTGAGGCCCGTTGGCATTGTCCACACTGGCTATTTTTTTCTGTCCTCCAGtcttccttctcattctcctAAGGGCTGTCAAGTTTTACTTTGCTTTCTCGTACCTTTGGTTGGTCCCCGTGTTGTTGCTGCTAAATTGGCCTTATAGCAGAGTGACGGAATTGGATTTCGCCAGAAATTGTTTCCCTGTTCACTTGGAACCATAGGAAACTGGGGAGATAATTTGGATTTGTGTTGTCAAAGGCAATAGGTGCAGTGTATTTAGGGGACTGATTCCTGTAAGTTGTTTACAATTTTATGATTAGGTTTCAAGTTGACATTGAAATTGTCCTTACCCAAACTACAAATGAATAAAAGTTTTTTATCCTTACTCTTCATTCAAGTCTTGCTACATTTGATTTTTAGGCAGTACTTTGGAAAAAGAATGATAACTAAAAGCTGCTCTCAGCCTCAAAAAAGTGCCACAAAAAActaataagaaattaaagcttcttgaattttaaatttgagtttttgGTAAACACAAGCAGGGATTAGGAAGaggaatttttttggttttacatCAGGCCTAGCATGACAGCTGGAAGCAGCTGAACTCCAAACCCTGGGTTAGCCTGCAGGAAAGTGGGGTCAGGAGTTAATTTCATGTGTTAGGACCATAGATGGATTAAACAATCCAGTCAGTAAATTGGATTACCAGATCTGGAGAAGAATCATAACTAGTAACTTGGTGCAAATGTTCTAACCAAACAGTGCTTTAAATAAAGGGGGCTAAATTTCATATATTTGGGAATAGGACCCTTGGGGGGGAAAGGgtgtttcttaaaatattttcctaagaGCCATAATCTATTAATGATGTCCAGAGAACTTTTGGAGCATTGTCAGCAAGTTGGGCTTTCCCTATTCCTATCAAGACAATACATGGAGATCTTTCTCTGAAACTTGTAAATAAGTGTATCCTGAAGTCATGAAATTCACCATTTAGCGGTGAATGAGGCCCTTCCTGGCCTGAAGTTAGATAATGGGTCAGGGAGATCTAATGGAACTGCATGATTTCAACTGTGGTTGATAACATGGTGCCAGGGGACAAGTGCTACTGCTACCTCTGGAACCTGGTGGAAACCACATTAGTGTGGATAAAATGAGGGAGCAGATCTCTGACCAGCTAGTTCTGAGTATATGATCCTGGCTCTTTTCACCCTGTAGGCATTTTTAACACCTAATTGCATGTTTCATGGGAAAAAGCAGAGCTGTTTGGGTCCAAGAGACCCCATCAACTTTGTAATCTATTGCTATTATTTCAATCTTGTATCAAGTTCTAAGTAATCACAATCAATACCACATGAATCCCAATCCTACCTACCTTTTCCACCGAAAGACTAAGCAGAAACCACAAATCAAGAAGCAAAATACTGCATTAGAACAGAATAGCTGAGTAAATAATAGTGGGGAAGGGGCACTTCTATGTCACGGCCTTTAGCTGATTTGATCCTTACCACTATGAGAGGTGAGGGCTTACTTTATCCCCATTCTGTAGGCAGGGGAACTGAGATAAactggccagggtcacacaggtctTCTAAGCAGGCCAGTGtggtcatcccccccccccccaagaagtaCAGGAATGTGATGGATTCTTTTACAGGTTCATCTCCTAACCCTGCACCCCACCCCCTTGCTACCCTATCCCAAATTTGCAACTGCTTCTCTGCTTACAAAAAGATCATTTCCTGCCTTAAGCCTGCCATCTGTTGCTGTAGCTTTTCCCTTCCTCAtattattgctcttttggcaGATTACCCCAGACCTTTTGTTGGTCGGATGTCCTGGACTTTGTTTAGCCCCACATCCAGGAAGAAAAATCTCCCTGACCTCAGGACTCCAGCTGAATTAGTGAAGGAAGGTACCCAAAATCCaaacacctgaattcaaactctgcCTTGACCTAGTTTCTCCTCCACAAAATGAAAGGCATTGGATTAGCCTCTGTGGTCTCTATATTCCTGCTATAGGAATTAATCTGTATGAGGAACAATGCTGAGCACTGGGGACATCTCTTCAGGATCCCTGCCACTCCCTTACTTGAATTTTATATTGAGATCTTGGAGATTCCCTTTGTTGAATGCCTTTTATTTATGCTCAGTTGAACTGAGTGAACTGGGTGTAGAGGATGGAGCACCTagcctggagccaagaagattcattttctgTCAGATTTccttcaaatctgaccccagactcTAGGtgatgagcaagtcacttcacccagtttgcctcagttttctcttccataaaatgagttggag
The Macrotis lagotis isolate mMagLag1 chromosome 3, bilby.v1.9.chrom.fasta, whole genome shotgun sequence genome window above contains:
- the HNRNPDL gene encoding heterogeneous nuclear ribonucleoprotein D-like isoform X2, translating into MEVPPRLSQAPPPLFPSPPAASAPRSLSHWRPRAPRPPAPLLPSLSSSSARQGARRAPRHVTAAQPSRLAGGASIKGGRRRRSDLFRRHFKSGSIQRAAAASASPRRLPPAHSPAAMEDVNEYSNMEEFAEGSKINASKNQQDDGKMFIGGLSWDTSKKDLTEYLSRFGEVVDCTIKTDPVTGRSRGFGFVLFKDAASVDKVLELKEHKLDGKLIDPKRAKALKGKEPPKKVFVGGLSPDTSEEQIKEYFGAFGEIENIELPMDTKTNERRGFCFITYTDEEPVKKLLENRYHQIGSGKCEIKVAQPKEVYRQQQQQQKGGRGAAAGGRGGTRGRGRGQQSTYGKASRGGGNHQNNYQPY
- the HNRNPDL gene encoding heterogeneous nuclear ribonucleoprotein D-like isoform X1, with translation MEVPPRLSQAPPPLFPSPPAASAPRSLSHWRPRAPRPPAPLLPSLSSSSARQGARRAPRHVTAAQPSRLAGGASIKGGRRRRSDLFRRHFKSGSIQRAAAASASPRRLPPAHSPAAMEDVNEYSNMEEFAEGSKINASKNQQDDGKMFIGGLSWDTSKKDLTEYLSRFGEVVDCTIKTDPVTGRSRGFGFVLFKDAASVDKVLELKEHKLDGKLIDPKRAKALKGKEPPKKVFVGGLSPDTSEEQIKEYFGAFGEIENIELPMDTKTNERRGFCFITYTDEEPVKKLLENRYHQIGSGKCEIKVAQPKEVYRQQQQQQKGGRGAAAGGRGGTRGRGRGQGQNWNQGFNNYYDQGYGNYNSAYGGDQNYSGYGGYDYTGYNYGNYGYGQGYADYSGQQSTYGKASRGGGNHQNNYQPY